A single window of Undibacterium sp. 5I1 DNA harbors:
- a CDS encoding DUF4399 domain-containing protein, which yields MSLFNTSFSLSKLTSLPLLLAGLLSFSSAYAAERTFFEAPLDNAEVTSPFKVKFGLEGMKIAPLGDMTAKTGHHHLIIDGGAIPAGTSVPMDATHIHYGKGQTETELTLPPGKHTLTLQFGNGAHQSYGPEMSKTITVTVLPAAK from the coding sequence ATGTCACTATTCAATACATCCTTTTCATTATCCAAACTGACCTCGCTCCCATTATTGCTGGCCGGTTTGTTATCGTTCTCATCCGCCTATGCTGCTGAGCGGACTTTTTTTGAAGCACCATTAGATAACGCCGAAGTTACCTCGCCGTTTAAAGTCAAATTTGGCCTGGAGGGCATGAAAATCGCTCCGTTGGGTGATATGACCGCCAAAACCGGCCATCATCATTTGATCATCGACGGCGGCGCTATCCCTGCCGGTACCTCTGTCCCTATGGACGCGACGCATATCCACTATGGCAAGGGTCAGACCGAAACCGAACTGACTCTGCCTCCAGGCAAACACACCTTGACTCTGCAATTTGGCAACGGTGCACACCAGTCTTATGGACCGGAGATGAGTAAAACCATCACCGTGACCGTATTGCCTGCGGCTAAATAA
- a CDS encoding sensor histidine kinase, producing MVGQEITGSLDANAVFQALNRHVHGLLHVTAFVIYIMDADQQSMTSAFGVENGEPIAHDTVLMSSEISHSARCVRERREILVEISPDEENPGLLPGTEPVLSTLFAPLMSADKVLGVITIQSSRQYAYGERERMIFRTLCSYGAIALANADAYRRLTQTQEHLVAQEKLAALGALVAGVAHELNTPIGNCLLVASTLQDNTTNLLSKLHQQNLRRSDLIAFCEDARTSSEIMMRGLSSAATLVSSFKQVAVDRTSEQRRPFELHQVLHDIISTLNIRIGHAGHTILSDIPLMIRMDSYPGSLGQVITNLIENSILHGFDHGKPGTMRLKVSQPDTQRVMIHFSDDGVGIAEENLKRIFDPFFTTKLGQGGSGLGLNICYNIVTSILQGQLSVKSKPGEGSTFSLDLPLVV from the coding sequence ATGGTCGGTCAGGAAATTACCGGCAGCTTAGATGCTAATGCGGTCTTCCAGGCACTGAACCGTCACGTCCATGGCTTGCTGCATGTCACTGCGTTTGTGATATACATCATGGACGCAGATCAGCAAAGCATGACGTCCGCCTTTGGTGTAGAAAATGGCGAGCCGATCGCGCACGACACGGTGTTGATGTCGAGTGAGATTTCTCATTCCGCTCGCTGCGTCAGAGAACGCAGGGAGATTCTTGTAGAGATTTCGCCGGATGAAGAAAATCCGGGCTTACTCCCCGGCACAGAACCAGTACTGAGTACTCTATTTGCCCCCTTGATGAGTGCTGATAAGGTGCTTGGCGTGATAACCATACAGTCCTCCAGACAATATGCGTACGGCGAAAGAGAGCGCATGATTTTTCGCACACTTTGTTCGTATGGGGCGATTGCGCTTGCCAATGCGGATGCGTACCGACGTCTGACGCAAACGCAAGAGCATTTAGTCGCGCAAGAAAAATTAGCTGCCTTAGGTGCCTTAGTAGCCGGTGTGGCACATGAATTAAATACACCGATTGGTAATTGCCTGCTAGTCGCCAGCACTTTGCAGGACAACACCACGAATCTGCTTAGCAAGCTCCATCAGCAAAATTTGCGCCGATCCGATCTGATTGCGTTTTGTGAAGATGCCAGAACTTCCTCAGAGATTATGATGCGCGGTTTAAGTAGTGCGGCTACTTTGGTCAGCAGCTTTAAACAAGTCGCTGTTGACCGCACCTCAGAGCAACGTCGCCCGTTTGAATTACATCAGGTATTACACGACATTATTTCGACCTTAAATATCCGCATTGGACATGCTGGCCACACTATATTGTCAGATATACCTTTGATGATTCGGATGGATAGTTATCCGGGTTCGCTAGGGCAAGTCATAACTAATTTAATCGAGAATTCTATTTTGCATGGCTTTGATCATGGCAAACCTGGCACCATGCGCTTGAAGGTATCGCAGCCTGATACTCAGCGTGTGATGATTCATTTCTCTGATGATGGTGTCGGCATTGCGGAAGAGAATTTGAAGAGGATTTTTGATCCATTTTTTACGACCAAGCTAGGGCAAGGGGGTAGCGGTTTGGGATTAAATATTTGTTACAACATCGTCACCTCGATTTTGCAAGGGCAACTTAGCGTAAAGAGCAAGCCGGGAGAGGGTTCGACTTTTTCTTTGGATTTACCGCTGGTAGTGTGA
- a CDS encoding transporter substrate-binding domain-containing protein, with amino-acid sequence MKIRCIPVTAILMYAFGMSPLFAADNPVMRLASLEWAPYVGSRLHQEGLTAGIVKVAARQIGMDTKISYSPWSRTVYAGLNDPNYAGYFPAFYLKEREKTCYFSGVLGHSVVGFAYLKERPFQWTKLNDLRGIKIGIVQDYANGEEFDAMVKQRVLDTDAAPSDVSNLRKLLAHRVDVIVIDKYVLHQLLASEPSLQAEKNRIEYYPHELAKFSMHICFQRNERGLAIQKAFNAALDKIDTQKLEDKYFQQLDAGLK; translated from the coding sequence TTGAAGATTAGATGTATTCCTGTCACTGCCATCCTGATGTATGCCTTTGGGATGTCGCCTCTATTTGCCGCGGATAATCCAGTGATGCGTTTGGCCAGCCTGGAGTGGGCGCCGTATGTAGGCTCACGTTTACATCAAGAAGGCTTGACCGCAGGCATTGTTAAAGTCGCGGCACGTCAAATCGGCATGGACACCAAAATTAGTTATTCTCCCTGGAGTCGTACCGTTTACGCAGGATTAAATGATCCTAATTACGCGGGTTATTTTCCGGCGTTTTATTTAAAAGAGCGCGAAAAAACTTGCTACTTTTCTGGTGTGTTAGGGCATAGCGTGGTGGGTTTTGCGTATCTCAAAGAGCGACCATTCCAATGGACTAAGCTCAATGATTTACGCGGTATTAAAATCGGTATTGTGCAAGATTACGCTAATGGAGAAGAGTTTGATGCCATGGTCAAACAGCGGGTGCTGGATACCGATGCAGCACCCTCCGATGTCAGCAATCTGCGCAAATTGCTAGCGCATAGAGTCGATGTGATCGTGATTGATAAGTATGTCTTGCATCAGCTGCTGGCGTCGGAACCGAGCTTGCAGGCAGAAAAAAACCGGATCGAATATTATCCTCATGAGTTAGCAAAATTTTCTATGCACATCTGTTTTCAGCGCAACGAGCGAGGGCTGGCAATTCAAAAAGCCTTCAATGCTGCCCTGGACAAAATTGATACACAAAAATTAGAAGACAAGTATTTTCAGCAATTAGATGCCGGACTAAAGTAA
- a CDS encoding chloride channel protein — MQFPRLRVRYPVLSSSLIFRIVDIWHRGAAWILGPLLVGTMAVGLAFGGEQASKLNNWVLTAAPYSPLIFMPLGFALLAYLSRRFFPGSQGSGIPQTVAAINTLDTAKNSKLLSLRIAIGKILLTLGGLTIGASIGREGPTVQIGASIMHMFYGRGPFQNAEARRTLILAGGAAGIAAAFNTPLAGIMFAIEELSKRHAFSANSSTLITVIVSGLISLSLLGNYTYFGSTGAELDWRSGVWAILVCGMIGGGAGGLFSQLLISVSSRLPPRLANLLRNRALLFAAVCGLIVALIGIYTNGLVFGTGYQSTRLTLEDSGTLPWYFGISKLIATLLSSVCGISGGIFAPSLAVGAGIGDNIATLFPNLATHGAIVLLVMAAYLSGVTRAPVTSFIIMMEMTDSHQMLVPLMSASVIASAISKFICPTPLYHKLAERFLPLPARFFKHE, encoded by the coding sequence ATGCAATTTCCTCGCCTCAGAGTGCGCTATCCGGTGCTCTCTTCCAGCCTCATTTTTAGAATTGTGGATATCTGGCATCGCGGTGCCGCCTGGATTTTAGGTCCTTTGCTGGTAGGGACGATGGCTGTCGGCTTAGCATTTGGTGGTGAGCAGGCCAGTAAGTTAAATAATTGGGTACTGACAGCTGCGCCTTATTCTCCATTAATTTTTATGCCTCTAGGTTTTGCGCTGCTGGCATACCTGAGCAGGCGTTTTTTCCCGGGATCGCAGGGGAGCGGTATACCGCAAACGGTTGCCGCTATTAATACGCTCGATACCGCTAAAAATAGCAAGCTACTGTCATTGCGTATCGCTATCGGAAAAATATTGCTCACTTTGGGCGGGTTGACGATAGGTGCGTCTATCGGGCGCGAGGGTCCCACCGTACAAATCGGCGCTTCCATCATGCATATGTTTTATGGACGCGGCCCTTTTCAAAATGCTGAAGCCCGCCGGACGCTGATTTTAGCGGGTGGTGCTGCGGGGATTGCGGCAGCGTTTAATACCCCGCTGGCTGGCATTATGTTTGCCATTGAAGAATTGAGTAAACGGCATGCGTTTAGTGCGAACAGCTCTACTTTGATTACCGTGATCGTCTCCGGCCTGATCTCATTGTCTTTGCTGGGTAATTACACCTACTTTGGATCTACCGGAGCTGAACTTGATTGGCGCTCCGGTGTTTGGGCGATTTTGGTATGCGGAATGATCGGCGGTGGCGCTGGTGGTCTGTTCAGTCAATTATTGATATCTGTATCGTCACGATTGCCGCCACGACTGGCGAATCTGCTCAGAAACCGGGCGCTGTTATTTGCCGCTGTTTGTGGCTTAATCGTTGCCCTGATCGGTATTTACACGAACGGCTTGGTGTTTGGCACAGGCTACCAATCTACCCGCTTAACGTTGGAAGACAGCGGTACATTGCCTTGGTATTTTGGTATATCAAAATTGATTGCCACCTTGCTCTCATCCGTTTGCGGCATTAGCGGTGGCATCTTCGCGCCCTCACTTGCGGTTGGTGCGGGTATTGGCGATAACATCGCGACACTATTTCCCAATTTGGCAACCCATGGCGCGATCGTATTATTGGTGATGGCGGCCTACTTATCTGGTGTGACTCGCGCACCGGTGACCTCATTCATTATCATGATGGAAATGACGGATAGTCACCAAATGTTAGTGCCATTGATGTCAGCATCCGTGATTGCCAGCGCAATCTCCAAATTCATCTGCCCGACGCCGCTCTATCACAAACTGGCGGAGCGCTTTTTACCGCTGCCAGCACGATTTTTTAAACATGAATAA
- a CDS encoding MarR family winged helix-turn-helix transcriptional regulator, whose translation MTKKIRQKKDIVKNTAIDIKKVMAKDKAKHKPEVAVSANLRLEILKKLRIVIRAAQQHSLWIEKQCGVNGAQLWIIQELHESTGLRVGELAKRLAIHQTTTSNLLDGLDKRGYIVKTRDPNDQRAVVVNLTESGTGLLMAAPKPARGLLPEALLQLDDPCLDDLNNGLQGLLNSIDILDEGFELLPLPFTM comes from the coding sequence ATGACAAAAAAAATTAGACAAAAAAAAGACATCGTGAAAAACACGGCAATAGATATAAAAAAGGTCATGGCGAAAGACAAAGCTAAACATAAACCGGAGGTGGCAGTTAGCGCCAACCTAAGGCTGGAAATTTTAAAAAAGCTTAGAATTGTTATTCGTGCAGCACAGCAGCATTCGCTTTGGATAGAAAAACAATGTGGTGTAAACGGCGCACAGTTATGGATTATTCAAGAGTTACATGAATCGACAGGTCTACGCGTTGGTGAATTGGCGAAAAGATTGGCCATACATCAAACCACTACCAGCAATTTGTTAGATGGATTAGATAAGCGTGGTTATATCGTTAAAACGCGCGATCCAAATGATCAAAGAGCCGTTGTGGTGAATTTGACAGAATCGGGAACTGGCTTGTTAATGGCGGCTCCAAAACCTGCCAGAGGCTTGCTACCCGAAGCGCTCTTGCAGCTAGATGATCCTTGTCTTGATGACTTGAATAATGGTTTGCAGGGTTTGCTGAACAGTATTGATATTCTGGATGAGGGTTTCGAGTTGTTGCCGTTACCATTTACGATGTAA
- a CDS encoding DUF3106 domain-containing protein has product MSLHHLRSLLLVALMGLCLSILLAHADDKLNPAPVINPAKPTVPVSLPVHTQPDWSALSPKQKEALTPLVNEWKGIDDIRKKKWVEIANRYEGMKPEEKFRVQERMRAWVKLTPEQRTIARENYIRSVALKAQQKTEQWKQYQLLSEADKERLASEKHKARLTNLQSSSLKPQNPISPLKVVSAPAKTTPVNPQAPNTALASEPMRQ; this is encoded by the coding sequence ATGTCATTGCATCATCTGCGCAGCCTCTTGCTAGTGGCTTTGATGGGATTGTGCTTATCGATATTGCTGGCACATGCAGACGACAAGCTTAATCCAGCTCCCGTTATCAATCCGGCTAAACCAACTGTGCCCGTCAGCCTGCCGGTGCATACACAACCTGACTGGTCTGCGCTTTCGCCCAAACAAAAAGAGGCGCTTACACCTTTAGTGAACGAGTGGAAAGGCATTGATGACATCAGAAAGAAAAAATGGGTGGAAATCGCCAATCGGTATGAGGGGATGAAGCCGGAAGAAAAATTTCGCGTTCAAGAACGCATGCGCGCTTGGGTCAAGCTCACACCAGAGCAGCGTACGATCGCACGCGAGAATTACATACGGAGTGTGGCTCTTAAAGCACAGCAAAAGACCGAACAATGGAAGCAGTATCAGCTGTTAAGTGAGGCAGATAAAGAGCGGCTGGCATCAGAAAAACACAAAGCCAGGTTGACCAATCTGCAATCAAGTAGTTTAAAACCACAAAATCCAATATCGCCTTTAAAAGTGGTTTCTGCGCCTGCCAAAACTACGCCGGTCAATCCTCAAGCTCCCAATACTGCTTTAGCCAGTGAGCCTATGCGTCAATAA
- a CDS encoding MFS transporter, translated as MFSQALSKWLDKRGFHYAWIIVIITFMTALSSSAALGLPGALMQPLSKEFGWSVDQISSALAVRFALFGLIGPFAAILMERFGLRNIVVTALSLIATGLILSTRMTAFWHLVALWGITIGIGSGLTALVLSAIVSNRWFETHRGLVIGLLTASSATGQLVFLPAAAWLTEHLGWRIAVLPVSFSCAVVAIAAFFFMRNRPSEVGLIPYGADPAIAIPPVAPVKFSFSMPFTILREAASQRVFWILFGTFFICGLSTNGLIQTHFISLCGDSGLAAVPAASVLAMMGAFDLVGTILSGWLSDRYDNRKLLFWYYGLRGLSLFWLPYSEFTLYGLSLFAMFYGMDWIATVPPTVRLTTATFGKERAGMVFGWIFAGHQLGAAVAAYGAGRVRTLMLTYNPALYTAGAACLLAALLVMMIKRRDSKVTERKAA; from the coding sequence ATGTTTTCCCAAGCACTTTCTAAATGGCTGGACAAGCGTGGTTTTCATTACGCCTGGATCATCGTCATCATTACCTTTATGACAGCGCTGTCGTCTTCGGCTGCGCTTGGCTTGCCCGGTGCACTGATGCAGCCATTGAGCAAAGAGTTTGGCTGGAGTGTTGATCAGATTTCTTCAGCGCTCGCGGTTCGTTTTGCCTTGTTCGGTCTGATTGGACCATTTGCAGCAATTCTGATGGAACGGTTTGGCCTGCGTAATATTGTGGTGACCGCACTAAGCTTGATCGCAACCGGCTTGATCTTATCAACCCGCATGACCGCGTTTTGGCATCTGGTTGCTTTGTGGGGCATCACGATAGGCATAGGATCGGGGTTAACCGCTTTGGTGCTGAGTGCGATCGTATCTAATCGCTGGTTTGAAACCCATCGCGGTCTGGTGATTGGTCTTTTGACGGCAAGCTCGGCGACCGGGCAACTGGTATTTTTGCCCGCGGCGGCATGGCTTACCGAGCATCTGGGCTGGCGCATTGCGGTGTTACCGGTCTCATTTAGTTGCGCTGTAGTAGCAATCGCTGCCTTCTTTTTCATGCGCAATCGTCCTTCAGAAGTAGGACTTATACCCTATGGTGCTGATCCGGCGATTGCCATCCCGCCAGTGGCGCCTGTTAAATTCAGTTTTAGTATGCCGTTTACAATTTTGCGTGAGGCGGCAAGTCAGAGAGTGTTCTGGATCTTGTTTGGCACCTTTTTTATTTGCGGCCTCAGCACGAATGGCTTGATCCAAACCCATTTCATTTCTTTATGTGGTGACTCTGGTTTGGCGGCGGTACCTGCGGCCTCTGTATTGGCCATGATGGGTGCTTTTGATCTGGTCGGTACCATCTTGTCTGGCTGGTTGTCGGATCGCTATGACAACCGTAAATTACTGTTCTGGTATTACGGCTTGCGTGGTTTATCCCTGTTTTGGTTGCCTTACTCCGAATTCACGCTGTATGGCTTGTCCTTGTTTGCGATGTTTTATGGCATGGACTGGATCGCAACGGTACCGCCGACGGTCAGATTGACCACCGCCACTTTCGGTAAAGAACGCGCTGGCATGGTGTTCGGCTGGATATTTGCGGGACATCAACTTGGCGCCGCCGTGGCGGCTTATGGCGCGGGTCGTGTCAGAACATTGATGCTGACTTACAACCCGGCGTTGTACACGGCTGGTGCAGCATGCTTACTCGCCGCGCTGTTGGTGATGATGATTAAGCGGCGGGATTCTAAAGTAACTGAGCGTAAAGCAGCGTAA
- a CDS encoding TetR/AcrR family transcriptional regulator, with protein MKVSREQAEKNRERVVDTAAKLFREHGYNGIGVADLMKAAGLTNGAFYGNFNSKEDLMVEACARTFENSAGSWARLAAKHPDAPFEAITASYLSPKHRDNPGAGCAVVALGPEVARLSSGVRDALTDGVRQQLDQLTVLAEAESSQEKRDAVLVAYASMVGALMLSRVVNEPGLSDEFLRVVRQALSQ; from the coding sequence ATGAAAGTCAGCAGAGAACAGGCCGAGAAAAATCGTGAACGGGTCGTTGATACTGCCGCCAAACTGTTTCGTGAGCATGGCTATAACGGTATTGGTGTAGCTGATCTGATGAAAGCTGCCGGGCTGACTAATGGCGCGTTTTATGGCAATTTCAACTCAAAAGAAGATTTGATGGTGGAAGCCTGTGCGCGGACTTTTGAGAATTCTGCCGGCTCATGGGCTAGGCTTGCAGCCAAACATCCTGATGCACCGTTCGAGGCAATCACGGCCTCTTATCTATCACCTAAGCATCGTGACAATCCGGGTGCTGGTTGCGCAGTGGTCGCTCTTGGCCCTGAGGTGGCACGACTTTCTTCGGGAGTGCGTGATGCATTGACTGACGGTGTGCGTCAGCAGCTTGATCAACTGACTGTACTGGCAGAAGCAGAGTCATCGCAAGAAAAGCGCGATGCGGTCTTAGTCGCATATGCCAGCATGGTGGGCGCGCTGATGCTGTCACGTGTGGTGAATGAGCCGGGTCTGTCCGATGAGTTTTTACGTGTTGTGCGCCAGGCGCTTAGCCAGTAG
- a CDS encoding ATP-dependent DNA helicase — protein sequence MSLKLYTVAVRALCEFIAKQGNLDLRFTPSPSAQEGIEGHTQVTSRRAASYQREVRLEGRYSELLVKGRADGYDPEHQQLEEIKTYRGNLSAMPDNHQQLHWAQAKVYAHLLCQKLALSQLNVALIYYNVDSQQETPLVEIYTAQVLASFFDGLCHQFLTWAKQELVHREQRDGAIKEMRFPHPQFRAGQRELAEAIYKASNRTCCLLAQAPTGIGKTIGSLFPMLKASAEHQLDKIFFLAAKTSGRQLALHAIQTLQENLPRTTLRTLELVAKTNACEFPQNACHGDSCPLAKGFYDRLPSARTAALQVPILNQENLRSVALAHQVCPYYLSTEMAKWCDVIVGDYNYYFDLNAMLYGLTISHAWKIGVLVDEAHNMVARARAMYTAELSHRQLKVVRKQATAILKKSLDRLHRQWLALEKAQESQQQQQRYNDQQQAYVVHAELPDKFGKALITLCSEIGAYFADNPITISPELQQFYFDTLLFNRLGESFGDHSLFDATATNGDSILCIRNIVPAPFLKPRFKATHTSALFSATLSPWNYYCDLLGMPESTAWVDVESPFSANQLAVNIIETISTRYTDRDHSLIPMTTLMAQQYEEAPGNYLAFFSSFEYMDQVARLFQERFPSITIWTQTRRMDECARKHFLESFTESSNGIGFAVLGGVFGEGIDLPGTRLIGAFIATLGLPQMNPVNEQIKQRMQQLFGSGYDYTYLYPGIQKVVQAAGRVIRTTTDQGVIYLIDDRFAEPEIRRLMPEWWGLS from the coding sequence GTGAGTCTCAAACTCTACACTGTTGCCGTGCGTGCTCTGTGTGAATTTATTGCAAAACAAGGTAACCTCGATCTTCGTTTTACGCCATCTCCCTCGGCGCAAGAAGGGATAGAAGGTCATACGCAAGTCACGTCCCGCAGAGCAGCCAGCTACCAGCGTGAAGTCCGGCTCGAAGGCCGCTATTCAGAGCTACTGGTTAAAGGTCGAGCGGATGGCTATGATCCTGAACATCAACAGCTAGAAGAAATCAAGACCTATCGCGGCAACTTGAGTGCGATGCCGGATAATCACCAGCAACTGCATTGGGCACAAGCCAAAGTGTATGCTCATTTGCTTTGCCAAAAGCTGGCTCTGTCCCAGCTCAACGTCGCGCTAATCTACTACAACGTCGATTCCCAACAAGAAACACCCCTAGTAGAAATCTATACGGCGCAAGTATTAGCGTCTTTCTTCGATGGTCTATGTCATCAGTTTTTAACTTGGGCTAAGCAAGAGCTAGTGCATCGGGAACAACGTGATGGCGCCATAAAGGAGATGCGTTTCCCCCATCCGCAATTTAGAGCGGGACAGCGTGAGCTGGCGGAGGCTATCTACAAAGCCAGTAACCGTACCTGCTGCTTATTGGCACAAGCACCGACCGGTATCGGTAAAACGATAGGTAGCTTGTTTCCTATGCTCAAAGCCAGTGCTGAACACCAGCTCGATAAAATCTTCTTCCTTGCCGCAAAAACGTCAGGTCGCCAGTTAGCGTTGCATGCAATTCAAACGCTACAAGAAAACCTGCCACGCACGACTTTACGAACACTGGAACTCGTCGCTAAAACCAATGCCTGTGAGTTCCCGCAAAATGCCTGTCATGGAGACTCCTGTCCTTTAGCAAAAGGGTTCTATGACCGTCTACCTTCTGCACGCACGGCGGCCTTACAAGTGCCGATCCTAAATCAAGAGAATTTACGTTCAGTCGCCTTAGCACATCAGGTCTGTCCCTATTACCTCAGTACAGAAATGGCGAAATGGTGTGATGTGATTGTCGGTGACTATAACTACTACTTTGACCTGAACGCCATGTTGTATGGACTAACCATCAGTCATGCCTGGAAGATTGGTGTACTCGTTGATGAGGCGCACAACATGGTTGCCAGAGCGCGTGCCATGTACACAGCAGAGCTGAGTCATCGACAACTTAAGGTGGTACGTAAGCAAGCAACGGCGATCTTAAAAAAGTCATTAGACCGGCTTCATCGCCAATGGCTCGCATTAGAAAAAGCGCAGGAGAGCCAGCAGCAACAACAGCGCTACAACGATCAACAGCAAGCTTATGTCGTTCATGCCGAACTGCCTGATAAGTTCGGTAAAGCCTTAATCACTCTTTGCTCTGAAATAGGTGCTTACTTTGCAGACAATCCAATTACCATTAGTCCAGAACTACAGCAGTTTTATTTCGATACTTTACTCTTTAATCGCTTAGGTGAGAGCTTTGGAGATCACTCACTATTTGACGCGACAGCGACGAACGGCGACTCGATACTTTGCATCAGAAACATCGTGCCAGCCCCGTTTCTCAAACCTCGGTTTAAAGCAACACATACCAGTGCCTTATTCTCCGCCACCTTAAGTCCTTGGAATTACTACTGTGATTTACTGGGTATGCCAGAAAGCACTGCATGGGTCGATGTGGAATCCCCCTTTAGCGCTAACCAGTTAGCTGTGAATATCATTGAAACAATATCGACCCGCTATACAGACCGTGATCATTCTTTAATCCCAATGACTACCTTAATGGCGCAACAATATGAAGAAGCACCGGGCAATTATTTGGCCTTCTTCAGTAGCTTTGAGTACATGGATCAAGTTGCACGTTTGTTCCAAGAACGCTTTCCATCAATCACGATATGGACACAAACAAGGCGTATGGATGAATGCGCCAGAAAACATTTTTTAGAGAGCTTCACCGAGTCCAGTAATGGGATAGGATTTGCCGTCTTAGGTGGCGTCTTTGGTGAGGGAATCGATTTGCCTGGTACGCGCTTGATTGGTGCTTTTATTGCGACATTGGGATTACCCCAAATGAATCCGGTCAATGAGCAGATTAAACAACGTATGCAGCAGTTATTCGGCTCAGGGTATGACTATACCTATCTTTATCCCGGCATACAAAAGGTAGTTCAGGCAGCAGGACGCGTCATCCGCACTACGACGGATCAAGGAGTGATTTATTTGATTGATGATCGGTTTGCGGAGCCTGAGATTAGGCGATTGATGCCGGAGTGGTGGGGATTGTCTTGA